The sequence CGGAAGGTAGGGGTCGTACATCGTGCGGAAGATGTCGTCCGACGAACGGCCGCTGACGCCCACGAGTACCGCGGCGTCTTTCGCGAAATTCTCGGGCAGTCCGCGCGTCACGATGTCGTTGAAATTCACCGATTCGAACACCCCGAGGGGACCATACTGCGAGAGCCACAGATAACCGGTCGGATCGGGATGCAACGGCTGGCCGCCGAGATACGGTCCCGAGTACCACGAGCCGCCCTCCGAACGCAGAACCAGCGAATTGGAGTCGAGATAGGTGCGCACCACGGCCAAGCTGAACGGGAACCAGTAAGCGGACTCGTGCCACATCGCGGCCGGGACTTTGCGCGGATGGCCGTCGGGGTCGGTAACGACGCTGAAGAATCCGAGCGCCGACGCGGCGCGGAGAATCTCGCGGTCCGGCGACAGCGCCAGCGCCGGGAGATCTTCGGCGATGAATGCCTGCGCCTCCGGATCGCGCGTCGCATCGAGCAGACGCCGTCGGCCCATCGACTCGCCAAGCGCGAGGCGCGAATCACGGAAGTCGAGTCGCCAGTTGAATCCGATCACCACCCGCCCGCACGAGCGCATCGCATCGGCGAGAAGCGCCCGACTCGCGTCGCCGCCGGCGGCCTCGGGAGAGAAATAGATGTCGAGACCGATCGCCCTCGCCCCCTGATCGCAGAGCTGCCGGATCACGCCGGCGAGCTCGGTGCGCATGCGATCGTCCATGCCGTAACGCACGCGGCTGACGTCGTCGATCAACACCAACCGCACCGGCGCGACAGGGCTGCGTGGACCGCGCAGCAGAAGGCGTTGATCGACGAGACGCATCTCGTAGAGTTCCAGAAAGTCGGGGGCGTAGAAATAGACGATGAGCGTCGCGAACAGGATCGTCACGGCGATTCCGAGGGAGCGACGGATCGTCAGGCGGTCGCGCGTTTTTCGCATGGAGGCGGATCATAGCACGGCGTCGAAGTCGCACAACATCCTCGCGCGCCCGGCTCGAAAACGACGCTTCCGGCCGCCGCCTCGCATGGGTCCGATTGTTGAAAAAAAAGCGCGGGCAAAAAATTTCCACGGAAAAGTTCGCGACGCGAAACGTCGCCGCGCGCGCGGCGTTTTCCATCGCCGCTAAATCACACGGAAAATTCCGAGTACCCCGGCCGCGCCGACGAAAAAAACGAGCCGTTTTTGAACGACATCGTGTGAGCAAACTCACTTTATTCTGGCCGAGCGGACCCTTGCCCACGGACTCCCCATCGGCCGGCCGCGACGGGTCCGGGTGACAAATTTTCGGGGCTTTTTGCTGGCTTAGACGTGGGCGTGGCGCTTGTGCGGCGAGGGGTGTGACGACGAGGTGTCGGCGAGGCGAAAAAGTCGCTTGCAATCGGTTTTGGCTTATGTATACTCGCCCGGACACTGAGCAACGCGTTCCACGAAGCACCTGTCCGACGATCCGAATTCCTCTGAGGGGGGGAAGGCCGATTCTTGTGGACAGGATTCGACTGAATTGAAATTTTCATCGTGATTTCAATGATTTGGCAAAAGACGCGCCTGTGGAATGTCTGTGGATCTTTGCGACGGGGGCAATCGGGGGCAAATCCCGATTGATGAGTTATCTTAGCTAATGATAATTCGCAAGGAGCTGCGATGAGCCCCGATTGGACGCGGGTGAAAGACGTTCTGGCCGAACGCATCGATGCCCGGGATTTCACCGCCTGGATCGAGCCGCTGGTTGTGGATAAACAGGGTGGCGATCACCTTCGGCTCCTCGCCCCGAACAAGTTCGTCTCCGATTGGTTTCAGGAGCACTACGCCGGTTTCGTCCACGAAATCCTCTTCGAGCTGACCAGCCGAAAGGTGCGCCTCGAAGTCGAAGTGGACGAGGCGCTCAAGGCCCGGCAAATGTCATTCGGCCGGCCTTTTCTCGGCGATCCCCAGGTCGCGCCGGCGCCGCTGCCCGAAAAGGTGCTCAAGAAGCCCGCGCGGACGCATTTCGTCTCCGACCACATCCAGCTCAATCCTAAATACACCTTCAGCCGCTTCATCGTCGGGCCGAGCAACCAGTTCGCCCACGCGGCGGCGCACTCCGTGGCACGTAAGCCGGGGGCCGCCTTCAACCCTCTCTTCTTTTACGGCGGCACGGGACTCGGCAAGACGCACCTGCTCCACGCTATCGGCCACTACCTGCAGGCGGCCGACAAGCCGACACCGGTGGTGCTGATGACCTCGGAGCGTTTCACCAACGAGTTGATCGAGGCGATCCGGGGCCAAAAGCTCAACGCGTTCCGCAAGAAATTCCGCCAGACGACGGCCCTGCTGATCGACGACATCCAGTTCCTGTCGGGCAAGGAACGCACGCAGGAAGAGTTTTTCCACACCTTCAACGAGCTTTACGAGAGCGGCGCGCAGATCGTGCTGACCTCGGATCGCCCGCCGAACCAGATGGACCGCCTGGACGACCGGCTGCGTTCGCGGTTCGGCTGGGGGCTCATCGCCGACATCCAGCCCGCTGAACTCGAAACACGGATTGCGATCCTTCGTGAACTGGCCAAGGACAGCAACACGGATTTGCCCGAGGACACGGCAATGTTCCTGGCGGAGCATTTCCAGATCAACATTCGCGAACTCGAAGGCGCCTTCATCCGCGTGTCGGCCTATGCCTCGCTCAACGGGGTGCCGATCAGCGTGGACATGTCGCGGCGCGTGCTCAAGAGCGTAATCGGCGACGTGGAGAGCCCGATCGCCCTGTCCGAGATCCACCGCGAGGTTTGCGATTACTTCAAGATCAAGATGGGCGACCTCGAGGGCAAGCGCAAGATGCGCAACGTGGCCCTACCCCGTCAGATCGCCGGATACTTGGCCCGCGAGCTCACCGATGCGAGCTTTCCGGAGATCGGCCGGTCGCTGGGCGGACGGGACCATACGACGATCATGCATGCCCACCGCAAGATCGCCGAGGTCCGGCGCAAGGACTCGGGGCTGGACCGTTCCATCGCCGAAATCGCCCGGAGGTTGAAAAAACTGTAATCTTTATCACCAAACTGTGCGTAGGGGCTTTCGCACAAAGCCCTTGACCCCGAAATAACGCGGTGCTATTGATCCCCGCTAGATTCTGGTCTGGACGGGTCTGGTTATTGTCCTCCGGCTCGCGAGTCGGGGGCAAGACGTCAAACACTACGGAGGGTACGAGATGAAGTTCGAACGTTTCATGTTCCTGGCCCTGATTGCCTCGTTGGTCCTGTCGATGGGCCTCGTGGTCGCTTGCGGCGACGATGACGACGACGACGACGACGACACCGCGGACGACGACTCCGACGACGACGCCGACGACGACTCCGGCAGCGGCTGCGAAGAAGCCCTCGGCGACAACGTCGAGATGTGCTTCGAGGAAATCACGACCGCCGATGTCTGCGCTCAGGAAGATGCGGACTGCTGGGTCGCCTGCTTTGAGGCTTCCGAAGAGTGCGGTGACTGGAACGACTGCCTCGTGGCCGACTGCGGCTACGCCGCGTAATTTCCGATCAAACGGAAAACTCGAAACCCCGTCGCTTCGGCGACGGGGTTTCTCTTTGGCGGTGGATAGGGGCGATCGGGCTCAAGCCACGGCGCGGAACGCCTCGGCCGCGACCGCCACTGTCTGGTCGATATCCTCGTCCGAATGGGCCGCGCTGATGAAAGCCGCCTCGAACTGCGACGGCGGCCAGTACACGCCCGCGTCGAGCAAGGCGTGGAACCATCGCCCGAACCGGGCGGTATCGGACCCCTTGGCGCCGGTGAGATCGGTAACGGGTCCAGCCTGAAAGAAGACCGTCAGCATCGATCCCACCCGGTTGACGCAAGCCGGCACTCCGGCCGCGCGCGCGGCCTCGACCAGTCCCGCCTCGAGCCGGCCGCCCAGGTGCGCCAGTTTGTCGTAAACGGGCTGGTCGAGGTGCGTGAGCATGGCGATGCCCGCGGCCATGGCGACGGGATTCCCCGAGAGAGTCCCCGCCTGATAAACCGGCCCCAGCGGGCTGACGTGATCCATGATGCGCGCGCTCGCTCCGTAGGCCCCCACCGGCATGCCGCCGCCGATCACCTTGCCCATCGTCGTGATGTCGGGCATCACCGCGTAGAGCGCCTGCGCGCCGCCCGACGACACCCGAAAGCCGGTCATGACTTCGTCGAAAATCAGCAGGATGCCCTCGGCGTCGCACAGGCGGCGCAGCCCTTCGAGAAACCCCTCGCGCGGGCGCACGACGCCCATATTGCCCACCACGGGCTCCAGGATGACTGCGGCGATCTGCCCCGCGTTCTCCCTCGCGATGGCGCGCACGGCGTCGAGATCGTTGTACGGGGCGGTCAGGGTGTCACGCGCGACGCCCTCGGTGATGCCCGCCGAGTCGGGCACGCCGAACGTGAGCGCGCCGGAACCCGCCGCGATCAGAAACGCGTCGCCGTGCCCGTGGTAGCAGCCTTCGAACTTGAGGATCTTCGCCCGCCCGGTCACGCCCCGCGCCACGCGGATCGCCGACATGGTCGCCTCGGTCCCCGAGTTCACGAATCGCACCTTCTCGACCG comes from Deltaproteobacteria bacterium and encodes:
- a CDS encoding CHASE2 domain-containing protein, encoding MRKTRDRLTIRRSLGIAVTILFATLIVYFYAPDFLELYEMRLVDQRLLLRGPRSPVAPVRLVLIDDVSRVRYGMDDRMRTELAGVIRQLCDQGARAIGLDIYFSPEAAGGDASRALLADAMRSCGRVVIGFNWRLDFRDSRLALGESMGRRRLLDATRDPEAQAFIAEDLPALALSPDREILRAASALGFFSVVTDPDGHPRKVPAAMWHESAYWFPFSLAVVRTYLDSNSLVLRSEGGSWYSGPYLGGQPLHPDPTGYLWLSQYGPLGVFESVNFNDIVTRGLPENFAKDAAVLVGVSGRSSDDIFRTMYDPYLPGVALHATAVANALENSFLWRDEFVRAFEVAMMVAIALILALCVPHLPPVTTVMVGPALGLGVIVGAHVMLARWSVWIHLIYPLGVLTIIHLGLVAERIRLGERCVREQKEKTEALQRAQLSPPRPE
- the hemL gene encoding glutamate-1-semialdehyde 2,1-aminomutase, which produces MNRQTSQALFSEARDLLVGGVNSPVRAFKSVGGTPVFMREGSGSRMRDEDGNAYIDYVGSWGPHILGHSFPPVVNAIIEQAKLGTSFGTSGRSEAVLARLVRERVPSVEKVRFVNSGTEATMSAIRVARGVTGRAKILKFEGCYHGHGDAFLIAAGSGALTFGVPDSAGITEGVARDTLTAPYNDLDAVRAIARENAGQIAAVILEPVVGNMGVVRPREGFLEGLRRLCDAEGILLIFDEVMTGFRVSSGGAQALYAVMPDITTMGKVIGGGMPVGAYGASARIMDHVSPLGPVYQAGTLSGNPVAMAAGIAMLTHLDQPVYDKLAHLGGRLEAGLVEAARAAGVPACVNRVGSMLTVFFQAGPVTDLTGAKGSDTARFGRWFHALLDAGVYWPPSQFEAAFISAAHSDEDIDQTVAVAAEAFRAVA
- the dnaA gene encoding chromosomal replication initiator protein DnaA, whose translation is MSPDWTRVKDVLAERIDARDFTAWIEPLVVDKQGGDHLRLLAPNKFVSDWFQEHYAGFVHEILFELTSRKVRLEVEVDEALKARQMSFGRPFLGDPQVAPAPLPEKVLKKPARTHFVSDHIQLNPKYTFSRFIVGPSNQFAHAAAHSVARKPGAAFNPLFFYGGTGLGKTHLLHAIGHYLQAADKPTPVVLMTSERFTNELIEAIRGQKLNAFRKKFRQTTALLIDDIQFLSGKERTQEEFFHTFNELYESGAQIVLTSDRPPNQMDRLDDRLRSRFGWGLIADIQPAELETRIAILRELAKDSNTDLPEDTAMFLAEHFQINIRELEGAFIRVSAYASLNGVPISVDMSRRVLKSVIGDVESPIALSEIHREVCDYFKIKMGDLEGKRKMRNVALPRQIAGYLARELTDASFPEIGRSLGGRDHTTIMHAHRKIAEVRRKDSGLDRSIAEIARRLKKL